A DNA window from Allokutzneria albata contains the following coding sequences:
- a CDS encoding helix-turn-helix domain-containing protein, translated as MKAPLVVLRSPEDLVKALADCGMRQQRLADAANTSRQRIHQLCKGHAPRTSTALADRIEKALGRPRGSLFVHVQQGEESSDVR; from the coding sequence GTGAAGGCCCCACTCGTCGTGCTTCGGAGCCCAGAGGACCTGGTCAAGGCGCTTGCCGATTGCGGCATGCGGCAGCAACGACTGGCCGACGCCGCGAACACGTCACGACAGCGCATTCATCAGCTGTGCAAGGGCCACGCGCCGAGGACCAGCACCGCGCTGGCCGACCGGATTGAGAAGGCGCTTGGCCGGCCGCGCGGGTCGCTGTTCGTCCACGTGCAGCAAGGGGAGGAGTCCAGCGATGTCCGTTGA
- a CDS encoding helix-turn-helix domain-containing protein — protein MSVESPWMTVAEVAAYSRHHFQTVLTALRTNELEGKQRAANCTWRVHRDAVDRWMSGEKPKPRRLRRAS, from the coding sequence ATGTCCGTTGAGTCGCCATGGATGACGGTCGCCGAAGTCGCGGCGTACAGCCGTCACCACTTCCAGACCGTGCTCACCGCCCTTCGCACCAACGAGCTGGAGGGCAAGCAGCGCGCAGCGAACTGCACGTGGCGGGTCCACCGCGACGCCGTGGACCGCTGGATGTCGGGCGAGAAGCCCAAGCCGCGCAGGCTCCGCCGCGCTTCCTGA
- a CDS encoding helix-turn-helix domain-containing protein — MAEPRRFGDPLSDREVEVLDLVIEGLSNGEIGKKLFLAEDTVKTHVHRVLCKLGARTRAHAVAIAFQRGLVSPSGAQSGDGRGYYRHRAGPTEKHTGVSIRALLGGFDYYAGIGPAVRFGMTTAEAWALHACLSAALNATSQCPQWLGQPVVS, encoded by the coding sequence GTGGCTGAGCCGCGCAGGTTTGGTGATCCGCTCTCGGACCGTGAGGTCGAGGTGTTGGACCTGGTGATCGAGGGGCTGTCCAACGGCGAGATCGGGAAGAAGCTGTTCCTGGCTGAGGACACGGTGAAGACCCACGTGCACCGAGTGTTGTGCAAGCTCGGCGCCCGGACCCGCGCGCATGCCGTGGCCATCGCGTTTCAGCGCGGCCTGGTGTCCCCCTCGGGCGCTCAGTCCGGGGACGGACGTGGCTACTACCGGCACCGCGCTGGGCCGACCGAGAAGCACACCGGGGTGTCGATCCGAGCACTGCTCGGCGGCTTCGACTACTACGCCGGGATCGGCCCGGCGGTGCGGTTCGGCATGACCACGGCCGAGGCATGGGCGTTGCACGCGTGCCTGTCGGCCGCGCTGAACGCCACCTCGCAATGCCCGCAGTGGCTCGGCCAGCCGGTGGTGTCCTGA
- a CDS encoding LuxR C-terminal-related transcriptional regulator: MTALTLTIGQVQLLHCLAEGWDTAGIAEILQCSDAAAVAHLDELFAALGAKNRAHAVALAYSRGYLTTATDLPGVLADVAVERRRQDLKWGQQDHPDGTGGAHAAAAVRRVQAINARRAELGMLTFADILVEEVTEALAETDPVLLRAELVQVAASAVLWIEANDRRLATAIEHHTEEVPRG, translated from the coding sequence ATGACCGCGCTGACGCTGACGATCGGGCAGGTGCAGCTGCTGCACTGCCTGGCCGAGGGCTGGGACACCGCCGGGATCGCCGAAATTCTCCAGTGCTCCGACGCTGCGGCAGTGGCGCACCTGGATGAGCTGTTCGCCGCGCTCGGCGCCAAGAACAGGGCACACGCCGTGGCGCTGGCCTACTCCCGTGGCTACCTGACCACGGCTACCGATCTGCCCGGGGTCCTGGCGGACGTCGCTGTGGAGCGTCGCCGCCAGGACCTGAAGTGGGGCCAGCAGGACCACCCGGACGGCACCGGCGGTGCGCACGCGGCCGCGGCTGTCCGGCGTGTGCAGGCGATCAACGCCCGCCGCGCCGAGCTGGGGATGTTGACCTTCGCCGACATCTTGGTGGAGGAGGTGACGGAGGCGCTGGCCGAGACCGACCCCGTGCTGCTGCGCGCCGAGCTGGTGCAGGTCGCTGCCTCCGCCGTGCTGTGGATCGAGGCCAACGACCGGCGCCTGGCCACCGCCATCGAGCACCACACGGAGGAGGTTCCCCGTGGCTGA
- a CDS encoding HNH endonuclease, with the protein MKRRAPLRRTAGPRRQKPLRARRVHRVVAGHGQTHVAEALRRLVFARDEGQCQLCGTGCTPLTLQHRAPRGMGGSRHRNTAENLIVLCGDGTTGCHGRVEHNRDWARARGFLVPMGIDPADWPVFRFLDRWEQPSADGWAPAARADGQLLPDDEKGAR; encoded by the coding sequence ATGAAGCGCCGCGCACCGTTGCGCCGCACGGCGGGCCCGCGGAGGCAGAAGCCTCTGCGGGCCCGCCGCGTGCACCGTGTCGTCGCCGGACACGGACAGACACATGTCGCGGAGGCGTTGCGGCGCCTGGTGTTCGCCCGTGATGAGGGCCAGTGCCAGCTGTGCGGCACCGGGTGCACGCCGCTGACCCTTCAGCACCGCGCGCCGCGGGGCATGGGCGGCTCCCGGCACCGCAACACCGCCGAGAACCTGATCGTGCTGTGCGGTGACGGCACCACCGGCTGTCACGGCCGGGTCGAGCACAACCGCGACTGGGCGCGCGCCCGCGGCTTCCTGGTGCCGATGGGCATCGACCCCGCCGACTGGCCGGTCTTCCGCTTCCTGGACCGCTGGGAACAGCCCTCCGCCGACGGCTGGGCGCCCGCTGCCCGTGCTGACGGCCAGCTGCTCCCCGACGACGAGAAGGGGGCACGATGA
- a CDS encoding helix-turn-helix domain-containing protein, with product MTPPHDHDEVELLPASRFEWERIIRRARLTKPVKLVALLLATYADPDGTRVRPGVELLCLDTGDGDRQVRRIIKALAAHGLVELVRRGGGRGGRGTAAEYRLTLPSNLLERGLLRDLTPAEGDSPDIQMSAQSPEPATESPDIQMSDGSPPSPVDNSERPDIQVSAQTETPQPNDRTSDAVTERLTGHSEPIDRTSGCPTTSHRPTTEETNDYSPPSATTERVRVGEPLDSSPVGKCEHGFTSGTRPDGTPSCAFCRRAAVVVVDFAARRAVGGG from the coding sequence ATGACGCCTCCGCACGACCATGACGAGGTCGAGCTGCTGCCTGCGTCCCGCTTCGAGTGGGAGCGGATCATCCGGCGCGCTCGTCTCACCAAGCCGGTGAAGCTGGTGGCGCTGCTGCTGGCCACCTACGCCGATCCGGACGGCACTCGCGTGCGGCCCGGGGTGGAGCTGCTGTGCCTGGACACCGGCGACGGTGACCGCCAGGTGCGCCGCATCATCAAGGCACTGGCCGCGCACGGCCTGGTCGAGCTGGTGCGCCGCGGTGGCGGCCGGGGCGGTCGGGGTACCGCGGCGGAATACCGGCTGACCCTGCCGAGCAACCTCCTGGAGCGGGGCCTGCTCCGTGACCTCACCCCCGCCGAGGGCGATTCACCGGACATCCAGATGTCCGCTCAATCCCCTGAGCCTGCAACCGAATCACCGGACATCCAGATGTCCGATGGAAGCCCACCGTCCCCTGTGGACAACTCCGAACGACCGGACATCCAGGTGTCCGCTCAAACCGAGACGCCCCAACCGAATGACCGGACATCTGACGCTGTTACGGAACGATTGACCGGACATTCCGAGCCGATTGACCGGACATCTGGATGTCCGACTACCAGCCACAGACCAACCACGGAAGAGACCAACGACTACTCACCGCCCAGCGCAACCACAGAGCGCGTGAGGGTCGGTGAACCGCTGGATTCATCGCCGGTCGGGAAGTGCGAACATGGCTTCACCTCCGGGACTCGGCCCGACGGCACCCCGTCGTGCGCGTTCTGCCGCCGCGCCGCTGTGGTGGTCGTCGACTTCGCCGCCCGTCGCGCCGTCGGGGGTGGCTGA
- a CDS encoding zinc finger domain-containing protein, giving the protein MVRKRPNRRPPALFEPTPDGRLVESAEIHVNPRIVACPVCRARPQQPCTQRVRRGRGWRTMTGYHDSRTELAEQGGQGDAR; this is encoded by the coding sequence ATGGTCCGCAAGCGTCCGAACCGGCGCCCGCCCGCCCTGTTCGAGCCCACCCCCGACGGCCGCCTGGTCGAGTCCGCCGAGATCCACGTCAACCCCCGCATCGTGGCGTGCCCGGTGTGCCGAGCCCGGCCGCAGCAGCCCTGCACGCAGCGAGTCCGGCGCGGCCGCGGCTGGCGCACGATGACCGGCTACCACGACTCGCGCACTGAGCTGGCCGAGCAGGGCGGACAGGGCGATGCCCGGTGA
- a CDS encoding DUF7341 domain-containing protein, protein MTDTDLDTVEQAACTCACHLGGTRPTCSLPGGCATLHQEHSDPRELRRLHADLRAAVARLTEPAEHTVYRDNGTREIASVPSLLAQLEASLLHGAERRASSGGGSRMPLNVGAVQLLAEIQAGVTDLAAQARVRLTPGETVSARLTAVTSVIGGWISAEAIRPVVTGLEAWARAINELLDPPRRMHLDAACPVCEARIVHQYDLAGDIVRLPALQVSIHGCVCLACQTSWHGPGLKHLAALIDQPAIEEPDHADTEDQREQPAHGQ, encoded by the coding sequence GTGACCGACACCGACCTGGACACCGTCGAGCAGGCCGCGTGCACATGCGCCTGCCACCTCGGCGGCACGCGGCCCACGTGCTCGTTGCCTGGGGGCTGCGCGACCCTGCACCAGGAGCACAGCGACCCCCGCGAACTCCGGCGGCTGCACGCCGACCTGCGGGCCGCGGTTGCCCGGCTGACCGAGCCCGCCGAGCACACCGTGTACCGCGACAACGGCACCCGCGAGATCGCGTCGGTTCCGTCGCTGCTGGCCCAGCTTGAGGCGTCGCTGCTGCACGGCGCTGAACGTCGTGCCAGCTCCGGCGGCGGCAGCAGGATGCCCCTCAACGTCGGCGCGGTGCAGCTGCTCGCCGAGATCCAGGCCGGTGTCACCGACCTGGCAGCACAGGCTCGCGTCCGGCTCACCCCGGGCGAGACCGTGTCCGCGCGCCTGACCGCGGTCACCTCAGTGATCGGCGGTTGGATCTCCGCCGAGGCGATCCGCCCAGTCGTCACCGGCCTGGAGGCATGGGCACGCGCGATTAACGAACTGCTGGACCCGCCCCGACGTATGCACCTGGACGCGGCCTGCCCGGTATGCGAAGCGCGGATCGTGCACCAGTACGACCTCGCAGGCGACATCGTGCGCTTGCCCGCGCTCCAGGTTTCCATCCACGGCTGCGTCTGCCTGGCCTGCCAGACCTCATGGCACGGCCCCGGCCTGAAGCACCTTGCGGCCCTAATCGACCAGCCCGCCATCGAGGAGCCCGACCATGCCGACACCGAAGACCAGCGCGAGCAACCAGCGCATGGCCAGTGA
- a CDS encoding DNA-methyltransferase, whose protein sequence is MIADPPYNSGGRTGNERRSTSARGKYVSGDAQHDLPDFAGDNRDQRAYLVWLSLILIECLRITRPGGHLLVFSDWRQAPVTADALQVGGWLWQGTVVWHKPVSRPMRGGFKAAAEYIQWGSNGPFDRTPELYLPGVFSASQPSGRQRRHITQKPVDGLLAELVKVCPEGGTVLDPFAGSGSTGVAAVSSGRHFVGIELTEHYHQVAHDRLTDAQRSVAR, encoded by the coding sequence GTGATCGCCGACCCTCCGTACAACTCAGGGGGCCGCACCGGCAACGAACGCCGGTCCACCTCGGCGCGCGGCAAGTACGTCTCCGGCGACGCGCAGCACGACCTGCCGGACTTCGCCGGTGACAACCGGGACCAGCGTGCCTACCTCGTGTGGCTGTCGCTGATCCTGATCGAGTGCCTGCGCATCACCCGGCCCGGCGGGCACCTGCTGGTGTTCAGCGACTGGCGCCAGGCCCCGGTCACCGCCGACGCTCTCCAGGTCGGCGGCTGGCTGTGGCAGGGCACCGTCGTGTGGCACAAGCCCGTCTCACGGCCGATGCGCGGCGGGTTCAAGGCCGCGGCCGAGTACATCCAGTGGGGCAGCAACGGACCCTTCGACCGCACACCGGAGCTGTACCTGCCGGGTGTGTTCAGCGCCTCGCAGCCCAGCGGACGGCAACGGCGGCACATCACGCAGAAGCCCGTCGACGGGCTGCTGGCCGAGCTGGTGAAGGTCTGTCCCGAGGGCGGCACCGTGCTCGACCCGTTCGCCGGGTCCGGCTCCACCGGCGTCGCCGCGGTCAGCAGTGGCCGGCACTTCGTCGGCATCGAGCTGACCGAGCACTACCACCAGGTAGCGCACGACCGCCTGACCGACGCTCAGCGCAGCGTCGCGCGCTAG
- a CDS encoding phage terminase small subunit, with protein MGGMGPVGKSDGARRRRNAVVAMTKLPAEGRKGRTPRFPLGPDIRTRADLVVAQNRLETLQDRRREGETVSDVAIDRALHKVTVLEHVVELQAEAELALWRELWRTPQAVAWERLHWTREVAQYVRHKVLAENGDLDAAKEARQQADRLGLTPLAMLRLRWEVVADEVAEQRTTRTVPAAQRKRPNLRAVDPG; from the coding sequence ATGGGAGGCATGGGCCCGGTCGGCAAGTCCGACGGTGCGCGGCGCCGCCGCAACGCGGTCGTGGCGATGACGAAGCTCCCGGCGGAGGGACGCAAGGGCCGGACGCCGCGGTTCCCGCTCGGCCCGGACATCCGCACCCGCGCTGACCTGGTCGTGGCGCAGAACCGGCTGGAGACGCTGCAGGACCGGCGCCGCGAGGGCGAGACGGTCTCCGATGTCGCGATCGACCGCGCTCTGCACAAGGTGACCGTGCTGGAGCACGTCGTGGAGCTGCAGGCCGAGGCCGAGCTGGCGCTGTGGCGGGAGCTGTGGAGAACGCCGCAGGCCGTGGCGTGGGAGCGGCTGCACTGGACGCGCGAGGTCGCGCAGTACGTGCGGCACAAGGTGCTCGCCGAGAACGGCGACCTCGACGCGGCGAAGGAAGCCCGCCAGCAGGCCGACCGGCTCGGGCTGACGCCGCTCGCGATGCTGCGGCTGCGCTGGGAAGTCGTGGCCGACGAGGTCGCCGAGCAGCGCACCACCCGGACCGTGCCGGCCGCGCAGCGCAAGCGCCCGAACCTGCGGGCGGTGGACCCCGGGTAG
- a CDS encoding phage major capsid protein, which translates to MTEHYCEDPSCGRCAEQRTRSGYHGTAAPTVAEDAPRPVTCPECGHRFALDSTAQRVTESREAMVSGELSYDDKRELVRGALRARHHSDADGYYCWVGILDLTDTEVVYVVSDATYQCSWSLAGRTVTLGAPVAVVSTYVPDPLATSDGAEVDGTAAETTVEIERARTVGRVLEAAGTDEGTGGRIYRVRIIAYGESKNMRRYPETVMRQAVPLYEGAKAYDRHRSDEDMRSGTIAGLVGHYRNVTAAAEGLEADLVLLPSAAHAAEALDASIAAQAEGLAPIVGISHDVYGTFRVVREGDRQLHEAVAITSVNSADIVSEPAAGGQAQRVVAGGTTPPTDAGTPSAEHSEENTVPAPTREEILAALSGATPEELAAAGLAHAPAPTTETTQPTAPAPAAQPTEATTARESVLGQMMIREAVRQAELPASAAEAITAALPEQIREADVLRQIGLIKDTLALTERAGLTPTAPTAQVTQEAREKKATALDNFFAGNYREGYRSFKAAFADITGRYSGSSIDADYNRLVLRETLGFYDSATRALESGDTTTWAQILGDSITRRMVAEYARPDLQTWRKIVSSVVAVNDFRTQRIGRLGGYGLLPEVAQGAPYQPLTTPGDEEATYAIGKKGGTEDLTMEMIANDDQRAIARIPVKLGLSAAQTLFRFVWDILVTNAATTYDSVALFHATHNNTDNPALLSQSTLSAGRRKMRQQTAYGDSSDVLSIIPKFLIVPSSLEEIAFQLCTSAVAIPATPAGPSNTPNLHQGLEPIILDYFADQNDWFLVADPSRTPTMELGFYQGREEPELFTQSDENVGAVFDADKITYKIRHVYGSAVLDHRGFYRGANA; encoded by the coding sequence GTGACCGAGCACTACTGCGAAGACCCGAGCTGCGGCCGCTGCGCCGAGCAGCGCACGCGCTCCGGCTACCACGGCACCGCAGCGCCGACCGTCGCCGAGGACGCACCGCGGCCGGTCACCTGCCCGGAGTGCGGCCACCGCTTCGCCCTCGACTCCACGGCGCAGCGGGTGACCGAATCCCGCGAGGCGATGGTGTCCGGGGAGCTGTCCTACGACGACAAGCGCGAGCTGGTGCGCGGCGCGCTGCGGGCCCGCCACCACTCCGACGCCGACGGCTACTACTGCTGGGTCGGGATTCTGGACCTCACCGACACCGAAGTCGTCTACGTCGTCAGTGACGCCACCTACCAGTGCTCGTGGTCGCTGGCCGGGCGCACGGTCACCCTCGGCGCACCGGTCGCGGTGGTCTCCACCTACGTGCCGGACCCACTCGCCACGAGCGACGGCGCCGAGGTCGACGGCACCGCAGCGGAGACCACGGTCGAGATCGAGCGCGCCCGCACCGTCGGCCGCGTGCTGGAGGCCGCGGGCACCGACGAGGGCACCGGCGGCCGGATCTACCGGGTCCGGATCATCGCCTACGGCGAGAGCAAGAACATGCGCCGCTACCCGGAAACGGTGATGCGCCAAGCGGTTCCGCTGTACGAGGGCGCGAAGGCGTACGACCGGCACCGCTCCGACGAGGACATGCGCTCCGGGACCATCGCCGGGCTCGTCGGCCACTACCGCAACGTCACCGCCGCGGCGGAGGGCCTGGAGGCCGACCTGGTCCTGCTGCCCTCCGCCGCGCACGCCGCCGAGGCCCTGGACGCCTCGATCGCCGCGCAGGCCGAGGGCCTGGCCCCGATCGTCGGCATCAGCCACGACGTCTACGGGACCTTCCGCGTCGTGCGGGAAGGCGACCGGCAGCTACACGAAGCCGTCGCCATCACCTCGGTCAACTCCGCGGACATCGTCAGCGAACCGGCAGCCGGAGGCCAGGCCCAGCGCGTGGTCGCCGGAGGCACCACCCCACCCACCGACGCGGGCACCCCGTCCGCAGAGCACAGCGAGGAGAACACCGTGCCCGCACCCACCCGCGAGGAGATCCTGGCGGCCCTCAGTGGCGCCACTCCGGAGGAACTGGCCGCGGCTGGCCTGGCTCACGCCCCGGCCCCGACGACCGAGACCACCCAGCCCACCGCGCCCGCTCCGGCGGCACAGCCCACCGAGGCCACCACGGCACGGGAGTCCGTGCTGGGACAGATGATGATCCGCGAGGCCGTGCGCCAGGCCGAACTTCCCGCCAGCGCGGCGGAGGCGATCACCGCGGCGCTGCCCGAGCAGATCCGCGAGGCCGACGTGCTACGCCAGATTGGCCTGATCAAGGACACGCTCGCGCTGACCGAGCGCGCGGGCCTGACCCCCACAGCGCCCACCGCGCAGGTCACCCAGGAAGCCCGGGAGAAGAAGGCCACAGCGCTGGACAACTTCTTCGCCGGGAACTACCGCGAGGGCTACCGGTCGTTCAAGGCTGCCTTCGCCGACATCACCGGCCGCTACTCCGGCAGCTCCATCGACGCCGACTACAACCGCCTGGTGCTGCGCGAAACCCTGGGCTTCTACGACTCGGCCACGCGCGCTCTGGAGTCCGGCGACACCACCACTTGGGCGCAGATCCTCGGCGACTCGATCACCCGGCGCATGGTCGCCGAGTACGCGCGCCCGGACCTGCAGACCTGGCGCAAGATCGTCTCCTCGGTGGTCGCGGTCAACGACTTCCGGACCCAGCGCATCGGCCGCCTCGGCGGCTACGGCCTGCTGCCCGAGGTCGCTCAGGGCGCCCCGTACCAGCCGCTGACCACGCCCGGGGACGAGGAGGCCACCTACGCGATCGGCAAGAAGGGTGGCACCGAGGACCTGACCATGGAAATGATCGCCAACGACGACCAGCGGGCGATCGCGCGCATCCCGGTCAAGCTCGGTCTGTCCGCCGCGCAGACGCTGTTCCGGTTCGTGTGGGACATCCTCGTCACCAACGCCGCGACCACCTACGACTCGGTGGCGTTGTTCCACGCGACGCACAACAACACCGACAACCCCGCGCTGCTCAGCCAGAGCACGCTGTCGGCGGGGCGCCGGAAGATGCGGCAGCAGACCGCCTACGGCGACAGCAGCGACGTGCTGTCGATCATCCCGAAGTTCCTCATCGTGCCCAGCTCGCTGGAGGAGATCGCGTTCCAGCTGTGCACCAGCGCGGTGGCGATCCCCGCGACCCCGGCCGGGCCCAGCAACACGCCCAACCTCCACCAGGGCCTGGAGCCGATCATCCTGGACTACTTCGCCGACCAGAACGACTGGTTCCTGGTCGCGGACCCGAGCCGCACTCCGACGATGGAGCTGGGCTTCTACCAGGGCCGCGAGGAGCCCGAGCTGTTTACCCAGAGCGACGAGAACGTCGGCGCGGTGTTCGACGCGGACAAGATCACCTACAAGATCCGGCACGTCTACGGCAGTGCCGTACTCGACCACCGCGGGTTCTACCGCGGCGCCAACGCCTGA